The Bdellovibrio sp. ArHS genome has a window encoding:
- a CDS encoding ABC transporter permease subunit — protein MIKKTLAWFSILIFAMFSIYPILYVLSVSLRGDNAFQSQSLEIITSTSTLKNFVDLFLRTDFLLWMRNSLLVATLTTLLGVALASTSAYALSRYRFRGRNMMLFALLATQMFPATMLILPFYIILSKLRLIDSFWGLFIIYSSTALPFCVWQMKAYYDTIPKELEEAALLDGCSRWMTFYKIILPVSSPALVITALFSFLSSWSEYVIAAVVLQDPQLYTLPLGLRSFQASMATQWGLYAAGALIVSVPVLILFISISRYLVSGLTMGSVKG, from the coding sequence ATGATCAAAAAAACACTGGCTTGGTTCAGCATTTTGATTTTTGCGATGTTTTCGATCTATCCGATACTTTATGTCTTGTCCGTGTCCTTGCGCGGAGACAATGCTTTTCAATCACAATCTCTGGAGATCATCACTTCCACATCCACGCTTAAAAATTTCGTGGACTTGTTCTTAAGAACCGATTTTCTGCTGTGGATGCGCAATTCCCTATTGGTCGCCACCCTGACAACGCTTTTGGGCGTGGCTTTGGCTTCGACCAGCGCGTATGCCTTGTCTCGCTATCGCTTCCGTGGTCGCAACATGATGCTCTTTGCGTTGCTCGCGACCCAGATGTTCCCGGCGACCATGTTGATTCTTCCTTTTTACATCATCTTATCGAAACTTCGCTTGATCGACAGCTTTTGGGGTCTTTTCATCATTTACTCCTCCACCGCGTTGCCTTTCTGTGTGTGGCAGATGAAGGCGTACTACGACACGATTCCCAAAGAACTTGAAGAAGCTGCCTTACTGGACGGATGTTCGCGTTGGATGACTTTTTATAAAATCATTCTACCCGTTTCCTCTCCTGCTTTGGTGATTACGGCGCTATTTAGTTTTCTGAGCAGTTGGAGTGAATACGTCATTGCCGCTGTGGTTTTGCAAGATCCACAGCTTTACACCCTGCCACTGGGCCTTCGCTCTTTCCAGGCTAGTATGGCGACACAATGGGGTCTTTATGCAGCCGGCGCCTTGATCGTCAGTGTTCCGGTATTGATTTTGTTTATTAGTATTTCCCGCTATTTGGTTTCCGGTTTAACTATGGGCAGCGTGAAGGGTTGA
- a CDS encoding GreA/GreB family elongation factor encodes MDKKKLVEAIRTQLESDLLVAKQAALATYEAATHEESKPENEYDTRGLEASYLAGAQAKRISQIEELLVILKHLDVKDFGPHDKINSTALVEVESNGKHSFFFIIAKGGGVSVKFEGRNIQIVTPSSPLGEALQDLRQGDIATVENGDQVREYEIMNVW; translated from the coding sequence TTGGATAAAAAGAAACTCGTGGAAGCGATTCGCACCCAGCTTGAAAGTGATTTATTAGTGGCAAAACAAGCCGCCTTGGCGACTTATGAAGCTGCGACCCACGAAGAAAGCAAACCAGAAAATGAATACGACACCCGCGGCTTAGAGGCCTCTTATCTGGCGGGAGCTCAGGCCAAAAGAATTTCCCAGATCGAAGAGCTTTTGGTTATTCTGAAACACTTGGATGTCAAAGATTTCGGTCCTCATGATAAAATCAACTCCACAGCCCTGGTGGAGGTAGAGTCCAACGGCAAACACAGTTTCTTTTTTATAATCGCTAAGGGCGGAGGCGTCAGCGTAAAGTTTGAGGGTCGAAATATTCAGATCGTGACCCCCAGCAGCCCCCTGGGCGAAGCTCTTCAAGATCTTCGCCAGGGCGATATCGCCACTGTTGAAAATGGCGATCAGGTTCGCGAATACGAAATCATGAACGTTTGGTAG
- the pulA gene encoding pullulanase-type alpha-1,6-glucosidase: MHKKFWIFLCFAFFYCWPTFAGDARAQWSDPTQLKLKLPPGFYVSANTQFFFVEGFFPLAMNTSIPLPVISVQGTYAWLSTSHLTRDDIDELIRKPLKVIATTNNRTILDSTAVQYAGLLDANYFYKESDLGAICKFDCDVKLWSPTAQNVRLHLFKNSSDSVPSVIFDGSRSDLGVWNFSLSRSYKNYFYLFEVTGFQPLSNKIETFLVTDPYSLSLSINAEKSQLVDLDSTEASPQGWEILQKPFLNSLNDSIIYELHLRDFSAHEPNIAPEYRGTYLAFSFERSFGVQHLKELAQAGLTHVHLLPFNDFGSVSERKSEWTNYEDASSNLQEPQSLIGGMRASDPFNWGYDPVHYFTPDGSYAVDPDGVTRIKEVRHMVAALNGLGLRVIQDVVFNHTYQGGAEPYSVFDKIVPLYYYRVDDEGRTFKSSCCNDTASEHRMMEKLMIDSVLHWARAYKLDGFRFDLMSFHSRSTMTKIREAVRNLTLQYDGVDGHKILLYGEGWSFGSFHDGNPQEAMTIENSYGMQYGFFNDRLRDAVRGGTTSAAEKSDQGFATGLYFDFNQEPANRNTPIHLEDQKGKLLHLGDVIKVGLAGNIADFEFKEHLGHVIRSHDLKFRGAPVAFAKEALETVNYVSAHDGYGLWDAVQAKAPFYNRNRSPNTASSEERRRMHQLAMAIPLLGQGLPFIESGTELLRSKNGDQDSYDSGDFFNRIDWQGQTNYWGAGLPPAWKNLNDWSFWQPRLSAPEMKVSPEQIQRTKEYFKGLLRVRQSSPLFKLNTQEAISQHLSFIDNQTAAEPGLIAMLLQNEHEALLILFNASHEARTFSNESLRHNWKLHPLFDEAVDPLLSQVVLQPAQKIVQIPGRTTVILQISNAYWNHE; the protein is encoded by the coding sequence TTGCATAAAAAGTTCTGGATTTTTCTATGCTTTGCTTTCTTTTATTGTTGGCCCACCTTCGCCGGTGATGCGCGAGCTCAGTGGAGTGATCCCACACAGCTGAAGCTTAAACTTCCTCCAGGATTTTACGTCAGCGCGAACACCCAGTTCTTTTTTGTCGAAGGCTTCTTTCCTTTGGCGATGAATACTTCGATCCCTCTTCCGGTAATTTCTGTGCAGGGGACTTATGCGTGGCTCAGCACCAGTCACCTCACACGTGACGACATAGATGAGCTTATTCGCAAACCTTTAAAAGTTATTGCGACGACCAACAACCGCACCATCCTGGATTCAACGGCGGTTCAATATGCGGGACTTTTAGACGCAAATTACTTCTATAAAGAAAGCGACCTTGGGGCCATCTGCAAATTCGATTGCGACGTCAAATTGTGGTCGCCCACGGCTCAAAATGTGCGCTTACATCTTTTCAAAAACAGTTCGGACTCCGTACCGTCCGTCATTTTCGACGGTTCGCGCAGCGATCTTGGTGTCTGGAACTTTTCGCTTTCACGCAGCTATAAGAACTATTTTTATCTTTTTGAAGTCACCGGCTTTCAACCCTTGTCGAATAAGATTGAAACCTTTCTTGTCACGGACCCCTACAGTCTCAGTCTTTCTATCAATGCTGAAAAATCTCAACTTGTCGATCTTGACTCGACCGAGGCGTCACCGCAGGGTTGGGAGATATTGCAGAAACCGTTTTTAAACTCACTGAATGACTCGATCATCTATGAGCTGCACTTGCGTGACTTCAGCGCCCATGAACCGAATATCGCACCGGAATATCGTGGAACTTATCTGGCCTTTTCGTTCGAACGCTCGTTCGGAGTTCAACACCTCAAAGAACTGGCGCAAGCTGGATTGACCCATGTTCATCTTTTACCATTCAATGATTTTGGCAGCGTGAGCGAAAGAAAATCCGAATGGACTAACTACGAAGATGCAAGTTCCAACCTGCAAGAACCCCAAAGTCTGATTGGCGGAATGAGAGCTTCCGATCCTTTCAACTGGGGCTACGATCCCGTTCACTATTTTACTCCTGATGGCAGTTATGCTGTTGATCCTGATGGGGTCACGCGCATTAAAGAAGTTCGTCATATGGTGGCCGCTCTTAATGGACTGGGTCTGCGCGTGATTCAAGACGTTGTCTTCAATCATACTTATCAAGGTGGCGCCGAGCCTTATTCCGTCTTTGATAAAATTGTTCCTCTTTACTATTACCGTGTTGATGACGAGGGGCGCACCTTCAAGAGTTCCTGCTGCAACGACACCGCCAGCGAACACCGGATGATGGAAAAGCTCATGATCGACAGCGTTCTTCATTGGGCGCGGGCGTATAAGTTGGACGGGTTTCGCTTTGACCTGATGTCTTTTCATTCCCGTAGCACCATGACAAAAATTCGCGAAGCCGTTCGCAATTTAACACTCCAATACGATGGCGTTGATGGACACAAGATTTTGCTTTACGGCGAGGGCTGGAGCTTCGGATCTTTCCATGATGGAAACCCCCAAGAAGCGATGACTATCGAAAACTCTTACGGCATGCAGTACGGATTTTTCAATGATCGCTTGCGAGATGCTGTTCGTGGCGGAACGACCTCGGCGGCTGAAAAATCCGACCAGGGATTTGCCACTGGTTTGTATTTTGATTTCAATCAAGAACCGGCGAACCGCAACACGCCAATTCATCTGGAAGACCAAAAAGGCAAACTTCTTCACTTGGGTGATGTTATCAAAGTAGGACTGGCCGGAAATATCGCCGACTTTGAATTCAAAGAGCATTTGGGTCATGTTATTCGCTCTCATGATCTGAAGTTCCGTGGGGCCCCCGTTGCCTTTGCCAAAGAGGCCTTGGAAACGGTCAACTATGTTTCTGCCCACGATGGTTACGGTCTTTGGGATGCGGTGCAAGCGAAAGCCCCCTTTTACAACCGCAATCGCAGTCCAAATACCGCCAGCAGTGAAGAGCGTCGTCGCATGCATCAGTTGGCCATGGCCATTCCTTTACTAGGACAAGGGCTTCCATTTATCGAGTCGGGTACGGAACTACTGCGTTCAAAAAATGGGGATCAGGACAGTTATGATTCGGGAGACTTCTTCAATCGCATTGATTGGCAAGGTCAGACCAATTATTGGGGCGCGGGCCTGCCTCCCGCCTGGAAGAATTTAAATGATTGGAGCTTCTGGCAGCCCAGACTGTCGGCGCCGGAAATGAAAGTTTCCCCAGAACAAATTCAAAGAACGAAAGAGTATTTCAAAGGGCTTTTGCGCGTTCGTCAAAGCAGCCCCTTATTCAAGCTCAATACGCAGGAAGCGATTTCGCAACATTTAAGTTTCATCGATAATCAGACAGCGGCAGAGCCCGGTTTGATCGCTATGTTATTGCAGAATGAGCATGAAGCGCTGTTGATTCTTTTCAATGCCTCTCATGAAGCGCGCACGTTCTCGAATGAATCTTTACGTCACAACTGGAAACTTCACCCTCTTTTTGACGAAGCCGTAGACCCACTGCTGTCACAGGTGGTGTTGCAGCCTGCGCAAAAGATCGTGCAAATTCCAGGTCGCACCACTGTGATTCTTCAAATCTCGAACGCTTATTGGAATCATGAATGA
- a CDS encoding alpha-amylase family protein — translation MRRWIHLLALALFMTSLQSHAAPRTVFVQLFEWSWSDIAQECENYLGPAGFSAVQVSPPHEHIMWENTPWWERYQVVSYDLKSRSGDEAQFADMVRRCRAAGVDIYADAVINHATGVPGGVGFGGTKFTHYNYPGLYSYKDFHHCGRNGNDNIINYKDRYEVQNCELVDLADLATETEYVRDRLAQYLNKLLDLGVAGFRIDAAKHIPAQDLAAIYSKLKRSAYIYHEVIYDPQGPIQYGEYLPYGDVMAYDYSRTLAYGFRSKDTERLHRIADGFPDSKDSIVFVTNHDLERHDAHSVLSYNGSEQRLYRLSQVFMLAWPFGYPQLFSGFSFSTFDQGPPLTPELKSQPVFDDNGHCVAPWTCEHRLPEIAAMVDFRNQTDKAFYISNWWSNNKDQLSFSRGSFGFVAMNFSTLELERDFITSLTPGNYCNIVSSDYNPLTKTCSQAWTVTNRGTVHAKIPAMSAIVLLKTSPLKNRKR, via the coding sequence TTGCGCCGTTGGATTCACCTTCTAGCTTTGGCCCTCTTTATGACGAGCTTGCAGTCGCACGCGGCTCCGCGCACTGTTTTTGTGCAGCTCTTTGAGTGGTCTTGGTCGGATATTGCCCAGGAATGTGAAAACTACCTAGGCCCGGCAGGATTTTCCGCCGTTCAAGTATCTCCCCCACATGAACACATCATGTGGGAAAACACGCCTTGGTGGGAACGCTACCAAGTTGTCAGTTACGACCTCAAATCTCGCAGTGGTGATGAGGCCCAGTTTGCGGACATGGTACGCCGATGTCGAGCCGCCGGTGTTGATATTTATGCTGATGCAGTCATTAATCACGCCACGGGTGTGCCGGGCGGTGTCGGTTTCGGCGGAACTAAGTTTACTCACTATAACTATCCCGGGCTTTATTCTTATAAAGATTTTCATCATTGCGGTCGCAACGGTAATGACAACATCATTAACTACAAAGACCGTTACGAAGTTCAAAACTGTGAGCTGGTCGATCTTGCGGATCTCGCGACAGAAACAGAATATGTTCGCGATCGCCTGGCACAATATCTTAACAAGCTTTTGGATTTAGGTGTTGCGGGCTTTCGTATTGATGCCGCCAAGCACATTCCGGCACAGGATCTTGCCGCTATTTATTCTAAATTAAAGCGTTCCGCTTACATCTATCACGAAGTCATCTACGATCCTCAAGGGCCGATTCAATATGGCGAGTACCTGCCCTATGGGGATGTCATGGCATATGATTATTCCCGAACATTGGCCTACGGATTTCGCAGTAAAGATACTGAACGTTTACATCGCATCGCCGACGGATTTCCCGACAGCAAGGACTCTATTGTCTTTGTGACCAATCACGATCTGGAACGCCATGACGCTCACTCTGTCCTTAGCTACAATGGTTCCGAACAACGCCTTTATCGTCTGAGTCAGGTTTTCATGCTGGCATGGCCGTTTGGTTATCCTCAGCTCTTTTCCGGCTTTTCGTTTTCCACCTTTGATCAGGGACCGCCCTTGACTCCCGAGTTAAAATCGCAGCCGGTTTTTGATGACAATGGTCACTGTGTGGCGCCGTGGACCTGCGAACACCGTCTGCCGGAAATAGCAGCCATGGTCGATTTTAGAAATCAGACCGACAAAGCCTTTTATATTTCAAACTGGTGGTCGAATAACAAAGACCAGCTTTCCTTCAGCCGTGGCAGTTTTGGTTTTGTCGCGATGAACTTTTCCACGCTGGAACTTGAACGCGATTTTATCACTTCGCTCACGCCGGGAAACTATTGCAATATCGTGAGCTCTGACTACAATCCTTTGACGAAAACCTGCTCGCAAGCCTGGACAGTCACGAATCGTGGTACTGTTCATGCAAAAATTCCGGCGATGTCTGCAATTGTGCTTTTAAAGACTTCGCCTCTTAAGAATAGAAAAAGATAA
- a CDS encoding ABC transporter ATP-binding protein, with translation MASIEFSKASKSFGASHILKNIDLNISSGEFLVLVGPSGCGKSTLLRTLAGLEKLDGGDIKVNNRSIAKDEPQDRDIAMVFQNYALYPHMNVAENMGFAMKLQKKPKDEIHKRVQEIAELLQISHLLERKPKELSGGQRQRVALGRALARQTSIVLFDEPLSNLDAHLRSQMRVEIKRLHQNLKSTMIYVTHDQMEATTMGDRIAVLKDGIVEQLGTPSQIYHQPKNLFIASFIGSPEMNFIEGPLVKKLPWNEAQEGDVLGVRPEALRISNGSLESNELELGSYQIELSENLGGQQMLHGSLEGQNVRILVDSSYNFSKDEKVRLKIDLTKSHLFDKKTGLNKRL, from the coding sequence ATGGCATCTATTGAGTTTTCCAAAGCCTCGAAAAGTTTTGGTGCTTCACATATTTTAAAAAATATTGATCTGAATATTTCCAGTGGCGAATTTTTGGTTTTAGTAGGCCCTTCCGGCTGCGGGAAGTCCACTCTGCTAAGAACATTGGCCGGTCTTGAAAAATTAGATGGTGGCGATATTAAGGTTAATAACAGGTCCATCGCCAAGGATGAACCTCAGGACCGCGACATCGCCATGGTTTTCCAGAACTATGCGCTTTATCCCCACATGAATGTCGCGGAAAATATGGGCTTCGCCATGAAGCTTCAGAAAAAGCCGAAAGACGAGATCCACAAACGTGTGCAAGAAATCGCTGAGCTTTTGCAGATCTCCCACCTCTTGGAGCGCAAGCCGAAAGAGCTTTCAGGCGGCCAACGTCAGCGTGTCGCTTTGGGCCGCGCCCTGGCCAGACAAACCTCCATCGTTCTTTTTGATGAACCTCTTTCCAACCTCGATGCCCACTTGCGCAGTCAAATGCGGGTGGAAATTAAAAGACTTCATCAAAATCTGAAGTCCACGATGATCTACGTGACCCACGATCAGATGGAGGCCACGACAATGGGTGACCGCATCGCCGTTTTAAAAGATGGCATTGTGGAACAACTAGGAACCCCATCGCAGATTTATCATCAGCCGAAGAATCTGTTTATCGCCAGCTTTATTGGTTCACCCGAAATGAACTTTATTGAAGGTCCCCTTGTGAAAAAACTACCCTGGAATGAAGCTCAGGAAGGAGATGTGCTAGGCGTCCGTCCCGAGGCCTTGAGAATTTCCAACGGCAGCCTGGAAAGCAATGAATTAGAGTTGGGAAGCTATCAGATCGAACTTTCAGAAAACCTGGGTGGCCAGCAGATGCTTCATGGCTCTTTAGAAGGGCAAAATGTCCGTATACTGGTGGATTCTTCTTATAATTTTTCCAAAGACGAAAAGGTGCGTCTGAAGATCGACCTGACAAAGTCGCACCTCTTTGATAAAAAAACGGGTCTGAATAAACGACTTTAA
- a CDS encoding carbohydrate porin gives MKSIKCFLICMLTSSVSFALNADFIGYLRGGTGINFEGGQQNCFFNSGIPGNFLRLGNECGFYSELAMIFHHKKPEEQDSVYFRTQVRLMFNSKGTRQWEAAANRDMSQVEAFVTAGGFTELPGEFWIGKRFYRDVDLYIFDWYYYADMSGVGAGIDNIPVDLGGKVAVAHLVQANDDLSATTAGRPVLQAVDLRWKTIPVFAEQNLNLWGVYAWAQASSDGTSSYIDTNGFSLSARLNGSVFDGNNNTTILYGKGAMKDLNIYASSAVPSTDDSQNKAWTLRFVEDWNHDVTDRWAVMLAVAAEIADTGKDENSHREWQEIGIRPIYFVSDRFQWVFETGYSRFKDESEVDGGGNSVGVRELSRISLAPQLSLSKTIWGRPVMRAFVSHSMWSNSNKSLIGASASAFKDKTAGTSFGYQFEAWF, from the coding sequence ATGAAAAGTATTAAGTGTTTCTTAATTTGTATGCTGACCTCTTCAGTGAGCTTCGCGTTGAATGCTGATTTTATCGGCTATTTGCGCGGCGGAACAGGTATTAACTTTGAAGGCGGCCAGCAGAACTGTTTTTTCAACTCCGGAATTCCTGGTAATTTCCTACGTTTAGGTAACGAGTGCGGTTTTTATTCCGAACTGGCGATGATCTTTCATCATAAAAAACCTGAAGAACAAGATTCGGTCTATTTTCGAACGCAAGTTCGTTTGATGTTTAATTCTAAGGGAACTCGCCAGTGGGAAGCTGCGGCAAACAGGGATATGAGTCAAGTCGAAGCCTTCGTGACCGCCGGTGGATTCACAGAATTACCAGGGGAGTTTTGGATCGGAAAGCGTTTCTACCGGGATGTCGATCTGTATATTTTTGACTGGTATTATTACGCCGATATGAGTGGTGTGGGCGCTGGAATCGATAACATTCCGGTAGATCTGGGCGGTAAGGTGGCGGTGGCCCATTTGGTTCAAGCTAACGACGATCTTTCAGCGACGACGGCAGGTCGTCCTGTGTTGCAAGCTGTGGACTTGCGGTGGAAAACCATTCCTGTCTTTGCAGAACAAAATCTAAATTTATGGGGCGTGTATGCCTGGGCACAAGCGAGTTCCGATGGCACTTCCTCTTACATCGACACAAATGGCTTTTCGTTATCCGCTCGTCTGAATGGTTCTGTTTTTGACGGCAACAATAATACGACGATTTTATACGGCAAAGGTGCAATGAAGGACTTGAATATCTACGCCAGCAGTGCGGTTCCTTCGACGGATGACAGTCAAAACAAAGCCTGGACATTGCGTTTCGTTGAGGATTGGAATCATGACGTCACGGATCGCTGGGCTGTGATGTTGGCAGTCGCTGCTGAAATTGCGGATACCGGGAAAGATGAAAACAGTCATCGCGAGTGGCAAGAAATCGGAATTCGTCCCATTTATTTTGTTTCCGACAGATTTCAGTGGGTCTTTGAAACAGGTTACTCCCGTTTTAAAGATGAATCAGAAGTGGATGGCGGCGGAAATTCCGTCGGTGTGCGCGAGCTAAGTCGCATCTCTTTGGCGCCGCAACTTTCCTTAAGCAAAACTATTTGGGGGCGCCCAGTGATGCGCGCCTTCGTCAGTCACTCGATGTGGTCAAATTCAAATAAAAGCCTCATTGGTGCTTCGGCCAGTGCCTTCAAAGATAAAACTGCAGGCACCAGCTTTGGCTACCAGTTCGAAGCTTGGTTTTAA
- a CDS encoding extracellular solute-binding protein, translated as MKFVKVLFFSLLFLSPLAKAAKPLRIQLWHQMIYGHRVVLSEALRQFEKENPGVTVQETYRETEELRSSYQAAAMGGSGPELVFGPSDQIGPFATMNIIRPLDEVLEEKYFEQFDPLAIPLYHDKHYMIGGAVGNHLMLIYNKKLLAKPPQNSDEMIALGKEHTRDLNGDGKIDRYGLVFNYTEPFFFAPFIPAFGEAFMTDDAKPNLDTPALRKTFEFILRLRDKEKIIPKECDYETANALFKQGKAAMLINGDWSWGDYKDAGMDFGIARIPLISETGKWPSPLVGTAGYSLNVNMTSSAHLEAALKLLRYLTSERVQLMFMERVGVLPSNLSLRDNPIVKNNPLLKVSAEIMEVGTPMPVVPEVRGVWDSLRIQYQKLLANSLTPAQAAEGVQKLAESQISDMNEVLQPDASAFVIKGLVLVLVILLAWVSKGSLLSFVQGFKGPQKFVYYMMLPAFVGIFAVIIYPFFYNIAISFSNFSLRTFQDWSIVGLHHYANALTDPKFYALFGKTIAWTVVNVFFHVTLGVFLAVVINQVMPAKGFWRTLFIIPWAVPQYITALTWRGMFNQEYGPINQFLQQFLHLSPVQWLSQPFTAFTACIITNVWLGFPFMMIVALGGLQSIPHSLYEAAYLDKANAWQRFRHITLPLLMPVMIPAALLGSIWTFNNLNIVWLVSNAGEPGDQTHILVSYVYKAAFNLYRYGYAAAVSVLIFLILVLWSLGSLRSQYRKETR; from the coding sequence ATGAAGTTTGTTAAGGTTCTTTTCTTTTCCCTTTTATTTCTAAGTCCCTTGGCCAAGGCGGCGAAGCCTTTGCGGATTCAGCTGTGGCATCAGATGATTTATGGCCATCGCGTGGTTTTATCCGAAGCCTTAAGACAGTTTGAGAAGGAAAACCCTGGCGTCACCGTGCAGGAAACTTATCGCGAAACGGAAGAGCTTCGCTCTAGCTATCAAGCGGCCGCAATGGGCGGTTCGGGCCCTGAACTGGTTTTCGGCCCCAGCGATCAAATCGGTCCTTTTGCAACCATGAACATCATTCGTCCTTTGGATGAAGTTCTGGAAGAAAAGTATTTCGAACAATTCGATCCTTTGGCAATTCCGCTTTATCACGATAAGCACTACATGATTGGCGGCGCCGTCGGTAATCATCTGATGCTCATCTACAATAAAAAATTGCTAGCCAAGCCGCCGCAAAACTCGGACGAAATGATTGCTTTGGGAAAAGAACACACCCGGGATCTGAATGGTGACGGCAAAATCGATCGCTATGGTTTGGTCTTCAATTATACCGAGCCCTTCTTTTTTGCTCCATTCATTCCCGCTTTTGGCGAAGCTTTTATGACTGACGATGCTAAGCCGAACCTCGACACCCCCGCTTTACGCAAAACTTTTGAATTCATCTTGCGGCTTCGTGATAAAGAAAAAATCATTCCTAAAGAATGTGACTACGAAACGGCGAACGCACTTTTCAAACAGGGCAAAGCCGCTATGCTGATTAATGGCGATTGGTCCTGGGGGGACTATAAAGATGCCGGCATGGACTTCGGTATCGCCCGCATTCCTCTGATTTCTGAAACTGGCAAATGGCCAAGCCCCTTAGTCGGAACGGCGGGATATTCTTTAAACGTCAACATGACGTCTTCGGCACATCTCGAGGCGGCTTTAAAACTTCTGCGTTACCTGACTTCTGAACGCGTCCAGCTTATGTTTATGGAGCGCGTGGGCGTTTTGCCCTCCAATCTAAGCCTTCGCGATAATCCCATCGTGAAAAACAATCCTCTACTTAAGGTTTCTGCCGAAATCATGGAAGTAGGTACGCCTATGCCCGTGGTTCCCGAAGTTCGCGGCGTATGGGACAGTCTGCGTATCCAATATCAAAAGCTTTTAGCCAACTCATTAACCCCGGCCCAAGCGGCGGAAGGGGTACAAAAACTGGCTGAATCGCAGATCAGCGATATGAACGAGGTCTTACAGCCTGATGCCTCGGCCTTTGTTATTAAAGGACTGGTGCTTGTCCTTGTCATTTTACTCGCGTGGGTTTCCAAAGGTTCTCTTCTTAGCTTCGTCCAAGGTTTTAAGGGGCCGCAAAAATTTGTGTATTATATGATGCTGCCCGCGTTTGTCGGCATCTTTGCCGTGATCATCTATCCGTTTTTCTATAATATCGCGATCTCTTTTTCCAACTTCAGTCTGCGCACATTTCAAGATTGGTCGATTGTGGGTTTGCATCACTATGCCAACGCTCTGACGGACCCCAAATTCTATGCCCTTTTTGGAAAAACCATTGCTTGGACGGTGGTCAACGTTTTCTTCCACGTGACCCTCGGCGTGTTTTTGGCTGTCGTCATCAATCAAGTCATGCCCGCCAAAGGTTTCTGGAGAACTCTTTTTATTATTCCTTGGGCGGTGCCTCAGTACATCACCGCACTAACCTGGCGAGGCATGTTCAATCAGGAATACGGTCCGATAAATCAGTTCCTGCAACAGTTCTTGCATCTTTCGCCAGTTCAGTGGTTAAGCCAACCCTTCACGGCTTTCACAGCTTGTATCATCACCAATGTTTGGTTGGGATTTCCATTCATGATGATCGTGGCGTTAGGTGGCTTGCAGTCCATTCCGCATTCTCTGTATGAAGCGGCTTACTTAGACAAAGCCAATGCATGGCAAAGATTTCGGCATATCACTTTGCCGTTGTTAATGCCCGTGATGATTCCGGCCGCCTTGCTAGGCTCTATATGGACATTCAACAACCTCAATATCGTCTGGCTTGTGAGCAATGCGGGCGAACCCGGTGATCAGACACACATTTTGGTCAGTTACGTCTATAAAGCCGCCTTCAACCTTTATCGCTATGGTTATGCCGCGGCAGTTTCTGTGCTGATTTTCCTTATTTTAGTTCTTTGGAGTTTGGGATCTCTTCGCAGCCAATACAGAAAGGAGACCCGATGA
- a CDS encoding asparaginase domain-containing protein, which translates to MGNAIQDVVIITTGGTIEKTYNEFDGSLENRGTSIRNRILSKMRLPYTNIMVYPLLSKDSLYMTDADRSLIAATIKDQMQRGCPIVVLHGTDTMSVTAEHCLQVLGVPTVPVVFTGAMIPMGFEDSDAAQNVTEALLSAKLLKPGFYISFHNQVFTVPHVRKNREHGTFESF; encoded by the coding sequence ATGGGAAATGCAATTCAAGACGTCGTTATCATTACTACCGGTGGAACCATCGAAAAAACTTACAATGAGTTCGATGGCTCTCTTGAAAATCGCGGAACAAGTATTCGCAACCGCATTCTTTCAAAAATGCGTCTTCCCTACACGAACATCATGGTCTATCCGCTTCTTAGCAAAGATTCTTTGTATATGACCGATGCAGATCGTTCATTGATTGCGGCGACGATCAAAGATCAAATGCAAAGAGGTTGTCCGATCGTTGTCCTGCACGGTACCGACACAATGAGTGTCACTGCCGAACACTGCCTGCAAGTTTTGGGCGTCCCGACTGTGCCCGTGGTATTTACCGGCGCAATGATTCCAATGGGTTTTGAAGATAGTGACGCTGCTCAAAATGTCACCGAGGCGCTGCTGTCTGCCAAACTTTTAAAGCCAGGTTTTTATATTTCGTTTCATAATCAAGTTTTCACCGTCCCTCATGTTCGTAAGAATAGGGAGCACGGCACTTTTGAAAGCTTCTAG